Sequence from the Streptomyces sp. NBC_00358 genome:
CGTCACGTCGTTCGCCGAGGTGTCGTCCACCGGCGTCCCGAGGAACACGATCCGCTCGCCGAGCAGCTTCGAGTACGGATCCAGCGTCCGGTGTCCCGTGCTGGTCCGTTCGGTGAATTCGGGCAGGACGTAGCGGGCGGACGGGCTGTCCATGGCGCGCCTCCTCAGGTCTGTAAAAAATGTACAGGACGTACGCCTCTGTGGAAGAGGGCCATGCTGACAGCGAAACGGCGGGCGTCCGCCTGCGGGAGTGGGCGGGCGCCCGTGTGCGGGAGCCGGTGGCGGGCTGCTCCGTGCCGTCCGCCTACGGGATCGCGCGCTCCGCGGAGCGCTGGAGGCCCGGTCTAAGCTGGACGTCATGGCCTACGAGATTCCGGTGACGCAAGCCAGGGCTGAGCTCGCCGAACTGATCAACCGCGTCGTGTACGGCGGTGAGCGCGTCGTCGTGACGCGGCACGGGAAGCCCCTCGTCGCCCTGGTCTCCGCCGCCGACCTGGAGCGCCTCGAAGAACTCCAGGAGCCCGCCGACGAACAGGTGATCAGCGCACTGTCGAGCGTCCGCGAGGTGGCGTCCGCGCCCCGCGAGCGGCAGCGGTTCGGCATCGCCGCGGAGCACCGGGGACCCAGCGCCTCCTAGCCGCAGGCGCGGGGACCCTGGCTCCGGCCGGTACGGCGGCCACGACTTCGGCCCCCCGGCGCCCCCGTACAACCGCGCGGTATGCCGTATACGGTCCGGCCCCCGACGGCCCCGTGGCTTTCCGGGGTGCCGGTGTGGTCCGGTCGGGCGGAACCGGCGAAGCGGGACGGCCTCGCGGGCCCGAAGGGGTCCTGCCGTCCGGCCCGGAAACGGCCACAGGCTGGTTAACGTCCTCGAAACTCCGGCCAACTAGCGTGCCCATCCACGCCACCAGGGGTTTTGGTGGCTGCGGCCACCGGGCCCCGCACGGTCCGGAGCGAGGATGTGAGGTGGGACGCCGTGCAACTGACCCCGCACGAGCAGGAGAGGCTGCTGATCCATGTGGCAGC
This genomic interval carries:
- a CDS encoding type II toxin-antitoxin system Phd/YefM family antitoxin translates to MAYEIPVTQARAELAELINRVVYGGERVVVTRHGKPLVALVSAADLERLEELQEPADEQVISALSSVREVASAPRERQRFGIAAEHRGPSAS